Within the Epinephelus lanceolatus isolate andai-2023 chromosome 22, ASM4190304v1, whole genome shotgun sequence genome, the region tctcctgCCTCTTCCCTCCGCCATTTTGTCCTCTGCTTAGGGAACTCCTAAGCTGCTTAAAAGTCCTCTTCCCTGCTCCTAATAGATCTCACCTTAGGAGCACTCTTGGGAGCTAGGATTCTTTTGGAATAGCTTTTATCTTTACTAGGATCTACTCTTAATTTTTAGgagaaattctaagaaaacaccaagattctaagaattttcttagaatttggccactaggagcaactctttgcACTAAGAATCTTTAGGAATACGGGCCCAGGTATGTAGCCTCCTGTGTGAGAGGGCGAGTCACCTGCATCAACCACTGGCCAATAACATCTCAGCAGAATATCCTGTGTCATCTGTATCTGAGGAAGACTTGCTGAGAGTTTTGACTGTTTCACCCACGTTACCTCTCTGGTAAATACTGAGCTGTAGACTGAAGATCGTCTTCCACCTTGCACCTTATAAATTCAAAGACTTACAGAGGATTTTAAACTGAATGTCTCATCCTACTGGTTGATCTTTAAAGATGAACTTTGAATTTATATAAACATGTCTGTGATTGTCTCTGATGCCATGTGCTCTTGTTATATGCTGCTGTTCTTTCTTGTTAAAGAGATCTTGACACTGGAGGGTACAAACATCAAACTGTCCACATATATTTCTTTAATTCttttagatgattttttttaaaaaagcatttgatAAAGTAtgctttgattttatttatacatttttagaatattttaattttagagACTTAATTATTAGTTTGTTGACAGTAATGCATTATAAcgtaaaataactcaaaatgtATACGGctttttttctgacaaaaacagacaaaataaaaacaaaacaacaaaaaaaaacaatttgcatTTATAGAGGACTAAAATGCACAACTATTTATTACAGCAATATGTATTTAAGGTCAAAACATTACAATTGATAATACAACAGGTCTGaaaataaatggttaaaacCAATTTTTACTGTATGTGGATGATTTAAATTTTCAAATTCAACCAAATGTTGCTTATCTTACTGGTTGAAGAACTACATAccctttcatttatttccagaCCACCTCCCAACTatgataaatgcactgtgctacaAAGTGGAACTCAAATAACTCCAATGGAAACCTGTCTGCAGTGatgacatagtataaagagcaagaaaatgcatgcagggtgggaggggtggtggatgggtcaaacaaacaagagACTTTGActcaggagaccagtgttcatgtcccatgtaAAATGTTGAGATTTTTTAGCTTGGTTACGTAGTGAATGTCACGTGACGAACATCACAACATAGTTGCAAACTAATTTAAGATACACAACAAAGGCTCTTATTTTAAGCcacaccatgatttttttttctaaacataaccaaCTAGTTTTGTGGCCTGTGTCCTGTGAACACTGACGTTTATTTGGAAAAGACTGCCTGTAATGAGCAGAAATTGGCACGCTGTCCCTTAGCTTTAAAAACAGATGCTAGAGGGGTACCCCGAGTGTCATAGGTTAAAGCACAGGGCCACTGACTGAGCTGCCATATTTAATGGGTGGGACAATTAAAGTCAAGATAAAGGCTGGAATTAGAAATAACATAGATGATTGAGTAGTctacagctgtcattttatctgtctgtctttcatctGTGCCAAATAAACATTAAGGTTTGGGTAAATGTAAGTATGAGTCTGGAGTCTGTGCCAGATACCCAATATTAAAGGACTCTGATCGGGGTCATGTTGGTTTCTTTTTATGTATTGACACCCCTCTTAATTCTCTTATAATGATAATTCTGTTGTTTTGTGAGTAACTTATTTTTGACCAATGACAATTTTAGATAAGTTAATGTGTATCTTCTTATATATGTGAAACAACCAAAAGATAAATATACAATGTATTGATGGACATTATTCTCTTTCTGTGTCAGACACAAGGAGAGTTGTCATTCTGGGAAAAACTGGAGTTGGGAAAAGCAGCCTGGCTAACACCATACTTGGAGAGGAACCATTCGAGGTTGATGATACTTCCAACTCTGGAACAAGAGAATGTCAAGCAGAAACCAGATCTCCAAACGGAAGAAGCATCACTTTGATCGACACTCCTGGTTTCTTCAACACAGAGAGATCTGAAGAGGAGCTGAACCATGAGATAGTGAGGTGTATCACAGAGTGCACTCCTGGGCCTCATGCTTTTCTCGTTGTATTTAAAGTGGTGAAATTCACAGAGCAGGAGCAGGATGTCATCAACAAAATACACCAGTACTTCTCTGAAGAGGTCTTCAGATATGCAACAATCGTCTTCACTGTTGGTGAGCAGCTCAAGGGACAGACAATTGAGGAATTTGTCCACAGGAATAAGTCATTAGCCATTTCTCAGTACTCAAGTTCAGCAGTTCGGACTTGTGGACTTGGCAAGTTCAGACTTGGTAAGTTCACGCGAGAGTCCTGACTTCCCAAGAACGTGAGGACAGGAGTacagtcatttctgcttttggaacagcagcaaacttgatgatgtcaccacctccGCTCGCCTCGgctgttgtactgtgttgtaGGTCTATACGTGTATTTAGAATAAAACTATATAAACACAGCCCAGCCCTGCGTCATTGTAAGAAATtaatgtgtatatgtttttaacGTTTCAACATATATTACtgacatacaaaaatacataaatagccaaaatattttcatgaaaTGTCTTATAAAACCTTTTCCCCGCAGCTGGCTTTTGATCATATTTAATCTATATCCAATTCCCGCAACTAGCTTCAGATCATGTGTAATCAAAAGTCAGGTGCGGGGGGGAAAGTTTGTGGAGAGTTGGTGGTTATTGTAAGCATGAGCACTGGCGAGTTAAATCAATAATTGACATGGATCGGAGAAGGTGTCTTTGTGCAGTTATTGCAGCAGGATTGCTGtacctgcaggctgaggaggaggctgcccagctgaggaggcagatcCAAGAAAGACAGCGGAGACTGAggcggaggatgaggatgagacgTGCTATGCTTGCATGTCTATTATTTGGTATTTACCCAGGAAAAGTAGtaatatcacaacaaagaacaaaaactcagtcacaagtaaaagtgctgcaaatctgacttgagtaaaagtatcgTCAGCAAAATGTAGGCCTGcttaaagttaaaagttaaaagtactcattatgcagagtgaCCCAATTTAATCATACATGAATATGTATTGAGTATTAATTGATCAATTTACGCGTAGGCtacatgtaagcagcatttaaatgttgtcatggtagAACTAATTTTAACACCTTTCACTGGTGTACTAGTCTAATCtataacaacacacagcaacttgtaaatatgaaacttacaacatataaaacaaactatctgaaaagtaactatggctatcaaataaatgtagtttgagcagaatgtacagtatttccctccAAGTAAATGGAAATACCCAAAGTACAAGAACATCAAATTTTAAGTACAGtagctacttgagtaaatatacttagttattgtccatcactgcatttgtctcatcattatgcattctgtctacatttttat harbors:
- the LOC144459898 gene encoding GTPase IMAP family member 7-like; translation: MSLESINIQCIDGHYSLSVSDTRRVVILGKTGVGKSSLANTILGEEPFEVDDTSNSGTRECQAETRSPNGRSITLIDTPGFFNTERSEEELNHEIVRCITECTPGPHAFLVVFKVVKFTEQEQDVINKIHQYFSEEVFRYATIVFTVGEQLKGQTIEEFVHRNKSLAISQYSSSAVRTCGLGKFRLGKFTRDFRSCVIKSQCGGRCHVTDNKYCKNNQQDEYRSNKYQVEELLKTIDGITEANKGRC